Proteins from a single region of Mucilaginibacter daejeonensis:
- a CDS encoding secondary thiamine-phosphate synthase enzyme YjbQ: MKIYQRQIQLRARSRGFHLITSEVLQALPVHDIRTGMCQVFIQHTSASLTINENADPTVRQDFEMYFNKVVPENDPDYLHDYEGSDDMPAHLKASLLGFSVMIPIANGRLALGTWQGIYLCEHRDHGGSRSVMVTVWGE, translated from the coding sequence ATGAAGATCTATCAGCGTCAAATACAGTTACGAGCCCGTTCAAGAGGTTTTCATCTCATTACCAGCGAGGTGCTGCAAGCATTACCCGTTCATGATATCCGCACGGGCATGTGCCAGGTATTCATTCAGCATACTTCGGCATCGCTTACCATTAACGAAAATGCTGACCCTACCGTAAGGCAGGACTTTGAGATGTACTTTAACAAAGTGGTACCAGAGAATGACCCCGATTATCTGCATGACTATGAAGGCTCGGATGATATGCCGGCCCACCTGAAAGCTTCATTATTGGGTTTTAGCGTGATGATCCCCATCGCCAACGGCCGATTGGCCTTAGGCACCTGGCAGGGCATTTACCTATGCGAGCACCGCGACCATGGCGGCAGCAGAAGTGTGATGGTAACGGTTTGGGGTGAGTAA
- a CDS encoding SDR family oxidoreductase, translating into MMKEQTENTLTNQKVVIMGGSSGIGLATAKAVANEGAQVTIVSSNAQRLNEALTQLPANSAAQVVDLSNEEHIKTFFEQNGAFDHLVYTAGENIVLDQLKDTDLKRAQRYFMIRYWGAVAAVKYATPYLDKAGSITLTSGIASCRPGKGWWLGSSITSAMEGYMRAMAVELAPLRVNAVSPGVVRTNLWDSIPEDERERYYNTVGNSLLVERVGEADDIALTYLYLMKQRFGTGQVIIVDGGAVLV; encoded by the coding sequence ATGATGAAAGAGCAAACAGAGAACACATTGACGAACCAAAAGGTAGTGATCATGGGCGGAAGCTCAGGCATAGGCTTGGCCACCGCTAAAGCCGTGGCCAATGAGGGCGCGCAAGTGACCATCGTATCCAGCAATGCACAACGCCTCAATGAGGCCTTGACACAACTGCCCGCAAATAGCGCAGCGCAAGTGGTCGACCTGAGTAATGAAGAGCATATCAAAACATTCTTTGAGCAGAACGGGGCCTTTGACCACCTTGTGTACACCGCCGGTGAGAACATCGTACTTGATCAGCTAAAGGATACAGACCTTAAAAGGGCGCAGCGGTATTTTATGATCCGCTATTGGGGAGCTGTTGCCGCCGTAAAGTATGCAACACCTTATCTGGATAAAGCCGGGTCGATAACCCTCACCAGTGGTATAGCCAGTTGCAGGCCGGGTAAAGGATGGTGGTTGGGATCAAGCATCACAAGCGCAATGGAAGGCTATATGAGGGCCATGGCGGTGGAGCTGGCCCCGTTAAGAGTGAACGCCGTATCGCCAGGTGTGGTTCGTACCAATTTGTGGGATAGCATACCAGAAGATGAACGTGAGCGATATTACAACACGGTGGGCAATTCTCTGTTAGTAGAGCGTGTGGGCGAAGCCGATGATATCGCGTTGACCTACTTGTACCTGATGAAACAGCGCTTTGGCACCGGGCAGGTGATCATTGTGGATGGCGGGGCGGTACTGGTATAA
- a CDS encoding DinB family protein — translation MEKVINTLRSICHQLPNELNNVPQSLLLDRPEGKWSKLEILGHLCDSAMVNIQRFVRAQADVPPRISYDQDRFVAIQQYQSYDMQELVTLWHSLNKHLLHLALHADKDTWSKIYIGSHNEELTLEYLFTDYVDHLQHHVKQIID, via the coding sequence ATGGAAAAGGTGATCAACACCCTAAGATCGATCTGTCATCAATTGCCCAATGAGCTGAATAACGTGCCCCAATCGTTGCTTTTGGACAGACCGGAAGGCAAATGGTCAAAGTTGGAGATACTTGGTCATTTGTGTGATTCAGCTATGGTGAACATACAAAGGTTCGTACGTGCGCAAGCCGACGTTCCACCTCGCATCAGTTACGATCAGGACCGATTTGTAGCGATACAGCAATATCAAAGCTATGATATGCAGGAACTGGTCACCCTATGGCACTCGCTGAACAAACACCTCTTGCATTTAGCCCTACATGCTGATAAGGATACCTGGAGTAAGATCTACATTGGTAGCCATAATGAGGAATTAACGCTCGAGTATTTATTCACTGATTATGTGGACCATTTGCAGCATCATGTGAAACAGATCATTGATTAG
- a CDS encoding ATP-binding cassette domain-containing protein — protein MLKADSIYLEFDGRKVLQSIYIEAEPGKVTGLLGRNGSGKSSLLKVIFGTLEPHYKYINIDGQHVKKGYAGGHIAYLPQHGYLPTHQTIERSARMLVDVNDWDNFARHEVYQKFRLNKPGQLSGGELRKLETLMILYSKAPYILLDEPFTHVSPIQADEIKAIIRERCRIKGFIVTDHQYQNILEISDQLVLLQNGATRSVTDADELITYGYISGK, from the coding sequence ATGCTTAAGGCCGATAGTATATACCTCGAGTTCGATGGCCGCAAGGTGCTGCAAAGCATTTACATTGAAGCAGAACCGGGCAAGGTAACGGGACTTTTGGGGCGCAATGGCAGTGGTAAATCAAGCCTGTTAAAGGTGATCTTTGGCACGCTGGAACCGCATTATAAATACATCAATATAGATGGTCAGCATGTAAAAAAGGGCTACGCCGGTGGGCACATCGCCTACTTGCCACAGCATGGTTATTTACCAACACACCAGACCATCGAGCGATCGGCCCGCATGCTGGTGGATGTGAATGACTGGGACAACTTTGCCCGGCACGAGGTGTATCAAAAATTCCGACTTAATAAGCCGGGGCAACTCTCCGGCGGTGAGCTCCGCAAGTTGGAAACGCTGATGATATTGTACAGCAAAGCGCCGTACATACTGCTCGATGAGCCGTTCACTCACGTATCACCCATACAGGCCGACGAGATCAAGGCGATTATCCGTGAACGCTGCCGAATCAAAGGTTTTATCGTGACCGACCACCAATACCAGAACATACTCGAGATCAGCGACCAACTCGTATTACTGCAAAATGGTGCCACAAGATCAGTGACCGATGCGGACGAGTTGATCACATATGGCTATATTAGCGGTAAGTAA
- a CDS encoding VOC family protein, protein MQKITTFLWFDQNAEEAVNYYVSIFKDSQIKHIQRYGENMPLPAGTVLTVSFRLNEMDFIAMNGGPYTQFTPAVSFMIECETQDEIDHYWDHLLDGGKAMQCGWLTDKFGVTWQITPKMLLSAIGAKDPKKAAAATQAMMKMVKLDIAELQRAYDEA, encoded by the coding sequence ATGCAAAAGATCACCACTTTTTTATGGTTCGACCAAAACGCCGAAGAGGCGGTCAACTATTATGTGTCTATTTTCAAGGATTCGCAGATCAAACACATACAACGTTATGGCGAGAACATGCCCTTACCAGCCGGCACGGTGCTCACTGTCAGTTTCAGGCTTAATGAGATGGACTTTATTGCCATGAACGGCGGTCCATATACACAATTCACGCCCGCAGTATCGTTCATGATCGAGTGCGAAACACAGGACGAGATCGATCATTACTGGGATCATTTGCTGGACGGTGGCAAGGCCATGCAATGCGGTTGGCTTACCGATAAGTTCGGGGTGACCTGGCAGATCACGCCTAAAATGCTGTTAAGTGCGATAGGCGCTAAAGATCCTAAGAAAGCTGCGGCGGCCACGCAGGCCATGATGAAAATGGTTAAACTGGACATTGCAGAACTGCAACGTGCCTATGATGAGGCCTGA
- a CDS encoding PhzF family phenazine biosynthesis protein codes for MTTISIYQADAFTDQLFGGNPAAVCPLTEWLPDTLMQKIAAENNLAETAFFVKTDQGYHLRWFTPEYEIDLCGHATLASAHILFTELNYKEQEIHFSTEKAGTLVISREGDRYTLDFPSRPANPAELPEGLFEALGDQRPIDVLRGRDYMLVYGSEDDITTMKPDFMALAKVDTVGVIVTAPGDQADFVSRFFAPSAGIAEDPVTGSAHCNLIPYWADKLGKTELHAYQVSARRGELWCQLKGDRVLMSGKAVTYLKGDIYI; via the coding sequence ATGACCACAATATCCATTTATCAGGCCGATGCCTTTACCGATCAGTTGTTCGGCGGCAACCCGGCGGCTGTTTGTCCGCTTACCGAATGGCTGCCTGATACCCTGATGCAAAAGATAGCCGCCGAGAACAACCTGGCCGAGACCGCTTTTTTCGTCAAGACCGACCAAGGCTATCACCTGCGCTGGTTCACCCCTGAATATGAGATCGACCTTTGCGGCCATGCAACGCTGGCCAGCGCCCATATCCTGTTCACTGAACTGAATTACAAAGAACAAGAGATACACTTCAGCACCGAAAAAGCCGGAACCCTGGTGATAAGCCGTGAAGGTGATCGCTACACGCTCGACTTTCCATCGCGCCCAGCCAACCCTGCCGAACTGCCGGAGGGTTTATTCGAGGCTTTGGGCGATCAACGCCCGATCGATGTGCTGCGTGGCCGTGATTATATGCTGGTTTACGGTAGCGAGGATGATATCACTACCATGAAGCCCGACTTTATGGCCCTTGCCAAGGTTGATACAGTAGGCGTTATCGTTACCGCACCCGGTGATCAGGCCGACTTTGTATCCCGCTTTTTTGCCCCGTCAGCCGGCATAGCCGAAGACCCGGTGACCGGTTCGGCACATTGTAACCTCATCCCCTACTGGGCCGATAAACTGGGTAAGACCGAGTTGCATGCTTACCAGGTATCAGCCCGCCGCGGCGAGCTGTGGTGCCAACTTAAGGGCGACCGCGTGCTCATGAGTGGAAAAGCGGTGACCTATTTGAAAGGTGACATATACATTTAG
- a CDS encoding NADH:flavin oxidoreductase gives METNSLFRPFSLKTLNIRNRIVMAPMTRSFSPNGVPTDQVAAYYQKRAEGEVGLILSEGTVIDRPASSNDPNVPHFYGEQALAGWQKVINGVHHAGGAMGPQIWHMGVMDGHASGWVPPTPFEGPSGLNAPGSRKGVAMSDSDIADTIAAFGRAAADAKRLGFDTVELHGAHGYLIDQFFWDGTNERTDSWGGNTLAERTRFGVEVIKEVRRQAGDDLALIIRLSQFKPSNYENKTAKTPQEMEEWLTPLIDAGVDILHCSQRRFWEPEFEGSDLNFAGWAKKLTGKATITVGSVGLSNDFFNAFAGQSAEPSSLDELLRRMDRGDFDLVAVGRPLLSDPSWAQKIKAGQMDDLKGFSKEALSELVLG, from the coding sequence ATGGAAACTAATAGCTTATTCAGGCCGTTCAGCCTCAAAACATTGAACATACGTAACCGCATCGTGATGGCGCCCATGACGCGTTCATTTTCACCCAATGGGGTGCCTACCGATCAGGTGGCGGCCTACTATCAAAAACGTGCCGAAGGCGAGGTGGGTCTCATCCTGTCTGAAGGTACCGTGATCGATCGCCCGGCATCATCCAACGACCCTAATGTACCTCACTTTTATGGTGAACAGGCTTTGGCCGGATGGCAAAAAGTGATCAACGGTGTACACCATGCAGGTGGCGCCATGGGCCCGCAGATCTGGCATATGGGCGTGATGGACGGACATGCATCAGGCTGGGTACCGCCAACACCTTTTGAAGGTCCGTCGGGTTTAAATGCGCCCGGCTCACGCAAAGGTGTGGCCATGTCCGATTCTGACATAGCCGATACGATCGCTGCTTTTGGCCGTGCTGCTGCGGATGCCAAACGTTTGGGTTTTGATACCGTTGAGTTACATGGTGCCCACGGTTATTTGATCGATCAGTTCTTTTGGGACGGTACCAACGAGCGTACCGATAGCTGGGGCGGCAATACACTGGCCGAGCGTACGCGCTTTGGCGTAGAAGTGATCAAAGAGGTGCGCAGGCAGGCCGGCGACGACCTGGCGCTGATCATCCGCCTGTCGCAGTTCAAGCCATCTAATTACGAGAATAAAACGGCTAAAACACCTCAGGAAATGGAAGAGTGGCTTACCCCGTTAATCGATGCGGGTGTTGACATTTTGCACTGCTCACAGCGCCGTTTCTGGGAACCGGAGTTTGAGGGTTCGGACCTTAACTTTGCGGGTTGGGCTAAAAAGCTCACAGGTAAGGCCACCATCACTGTGGGTTCGGTAGGCTTAAGTAACGATTTCTTTAACGCCTTTGCCGGCCAAAGCGCCGAGCCAAGCTCGCTTGACGAGTTGCTGCGCCGCATGGACCGTGGCGATTTTGACCTGGTGGCCGTTGGCCGTCCGTTGCTGTCAGACCCGTCATGGGCCCAAAAGATCAAGGCCGGACAAATGGATGATCTTAAAGGCTTCAGCAAGGAAGCCCTGAGTGAATTGGTTTTAGGATAA
- a CDS encoding Crp/Fnr family transcriptional regulator: protein MAANALIAFLQHYRHIPLPDQELINGAFEQHVYPEGSVLLKPGHISNNLFFIVKGVLRIMVTNEKGVEITHYFLKEDQFCTILNSFHNQVIAMESIQAACDAEVLAIGRTALLKLYEQLPYLRTLIDQITQQALIDKIAIRNLYLGHPSAQRYRLFVERQTDIAQRVSMADTASYLGITPQSLSRIRKNLR from the coding sequence ATGGCCGCCAACGCTTTGATCGCTTTTTTGCAGCATTATCGCCACATCCCGTTACCTGATCAGGAGCTGATCAACGGTGCTTTTGAGCAGCATGTATATCCCGAAGGATCGGTACTGTTGAAACCTGGTCATATCAGTAACAACTTGTTCTTCATTGTAAAGGGCGTGCTACGCATCATGGTGACCAATGAAAAGGGTGTCGAGATCACGCATTACTTTTTGAAAGAGGATCAATTTTGCACCATCCTCAACAGCTTTCATAACCAGGTGATCGCAATGGAAAGCATACAGGCCGCATGTGATGCTGAAGTATTGGCCATTGGCCGCACGGCGCTGCTGAAGCTTTACGAACAGTTGCCATACCTGCGAACGCTGATCGACCAGATCACGCAGCAAGCGCTGATCGATAAGATCGCCATACGCAATTTGTACCTTGGTCACCCTTCGGCCCAGCGTTACCGCTTATTCGTAGAACGGCAAACTGACATCGCTCAACGCGTGTCAATGGCCGATACCGCCTCCTACCTGGGCATCACGCCACAGTCGCTCAGCCGCATTCGCAAAAATTTGCGTTAG
- a CDS encoding ArsR/SmtB family transcription factor, translating to MEQHLEVFKALSNKTRLQILCWLKDPELNFPDQKQYGFDHGVCVGQIQNKAGVTQSTVSEYLSVLQRAGLVKSTRVGQWTYYQRNPEAFETIGQLIAHEL from the coding sequence ATGGAGCAACACCTAGAGGTCTTCAAGGCCCTATCCAACAAGACCCGCTTGCAGATCCTGTGCTGGTTAAAAGATCCTGAACTGAACTTTCCGGATCAAAAGCAATATGGCTTTGATCACGGCGTATGCGTGGGGCAGATACAGAACAAGGCCGGAGTAACGCAATCTACCGTGTCGGAGTACCTGTCGGTGTTGCAACGCGCCGGGTTGGTCAAGTCTACCCGCGTTGGGCAGTGGACCTACTACCAGCGCAACCCCGAAGCATTTGAAACAATCGGCCAACTGATCGCCCACGAACTTTAA
- a CDS encoding iron-containing alcohol dehydrogenase: MAQLQHLKIHFPGKLVFGNGCLNDLATEVIGPGVQEVLVITITPLLDALAPFIGQLQSAGITVRTDTSIVAEPSFADLKNLLNQLSTTIPQVVLGIGGGSVLDIAKLVAAQLDNDQTLEQIVGNGLLKGRNIKLICVPATSGTGSEVSPNAILVDDEHQKKGIISPYLVPDVVYVDPMLTISVPPAITAATGLDALTHCLEAYTNKFAQPFIDMYAFEGMRLIADNLIEAVTNGSNADAREKVAMGSMLGGFCLGPVNTAAVHALSYPLGSTFHLAHGLSNALLLPYVMEFNVPAAPEKYAGVAVALGCERQADHLSTAKAGIEKIREIIAACNIPSTLKEVGISKDSIPQMAQEAMLIQRLLVNNPRPVTLDDAVAIFTAAYGD; this comes from the coding sequence ATGGCTCAACTTCAACATTTAAAGATCCACTTCCCGGGTAAACTGGTATTTGGTAACGGCTGCCTGAACGATCTGGCCACCGAGGTGATCGGCCCCGGCGTTCAGGAAGTGCTGGTGATCACCATCACGCCGCTGCTTGATGCTTTGGCACCATTCATAGGCCAATTGCAAAGTGCGGGCATCACCGTACGTACCGATACCAGCATCGTAGCTGAACCTTCATTTGCCGACCTCAAGAATTTACTGAACCAACTTAGTACCACCATCCCACAAGTGGTTTTAGGTATTGGTGGAGGAAGCGTGCTGGACATCGCTAAACTGGTGGCCGCTCAATTGGACAATGACCAAACCCTTGAACAGATCGTGGGTAACGGGTTGTTGAAAGGCCGCAACATCAAACTGATCTGTGTGCCGGCCACTTCGGGCACAGGTAGCGAGGTATCACCCAACGCTATTTTGGTAGATGATGAGCATCAAAAGAAAGGTATCATCAGCCCTTACTTAGTACCTGATGTGGTTTATGTGGATCCTATGCTGACCATCAGCGTGCCACCGGCCATCACCGCCGCTACGGGGTTAGATGCCCTAACGCACTGCCTTGAAGCTTATACCAATAAGTTTGCGCAGCCATTCATCGACATGTATGCCTTTGAAGGTATGCGCCTTATTGCCGATAATCTGATCGAGGCCGTGACCAATGGCAGCAACGCCGATGCCCGCGAAAAGGTGGCCATGGGTAGTATGCTGGGTGGCTTTTGTTTAGGCCCGGTGAATACGGCCGCGGTGCATGCCTTATCATACCCGCTGGGTAGTACCTTCCATTTAGCACACGGGCTATCGAACGCCTTGCTGCTGCCTTATGTGATGGAATTTAACGTACCGGCAGCGCCAGAAAAATATGCCGGTGTGGCGGTAGCCTTAGGTTGCGAGCGCCAGGCCGATCATTTAAGCACGGCCAAAGCAGGCATCGAAAAGATCCGGGAGATCATTGCGGCCTGTAACATCCCATCGACCCTGAAAGAGGTTGGTATATCCAAAGACTCGATACCACAAATGGCGCAGGAGGCCATGCTGATCCAGCGCTTACTGGTCAACAACCCACGCCCTGTAACGCTCGATGATGCTGTGGCCATTTTTACCGCAGCTTACGGAGATTAG
- a CDS encoding GAF domain-containing sensor histidine kinase: MNGVMPMPANELERLKALADLDLDYSSLNDNLKNLSKLAAKIAGTDISMINLIDSFTQWTVSNYGLDLDQMDREDSICQYVVAGGQDVEVPDLQLDERFREKDYVTGDPQVRFYYGVPLQAGNGVHLGALCVMNKQLHQLSPEKIEMLRIIADEIVNRLKAMKVIENMRVKISEANENQRRVAHDIRGPLGGIIGLARIISEQGDENTMDEVLEFIDLIQKSGHSILELADEILSIDAKANETKLAANEFNQITLKEKLIKLYTPQAVNKKINFSVGTCANTQTIPFLKNKLLQIVGNLVSNAIKFTPADGFVKVELLIGGQEGKQDLKIAVTDSGVGIGNEKIQQILSGKGESTDGTGGEKGYGFGLALVKHLVEGLKGELTIISQPGTGTTFEVSLPQGAKPAK, from the coding sequence ATGAACGGTGTAATGCCCATGCCTGCCAACGAGTTAGAAAGGCTTAAAGCGCTGGCCGACCTGGATCTTGATTATTCAAGTTTGAATGACAATCTGAAAAATCTGAGTAAACTGGCGGCTAAAATAGCCGGAACGGATATCTCCATGATCAACCTGATCGACTCGTTCACCCAATGGACGGTTTCGAATTACGGGCTCGATCTTGACCAGATGGACCGCGAAGACTCCATATGTCAATATGTAGTAGCCGGTGGTCAGGACGTGGAGGTACCTGATCTGCAATTGGACGAGCGCTTCCGTGAGAAGGACTACGTAACAGGCGACCCACAGGTGCGTTTCTATTATGGCGTGCCTTTACAGGCGGGTAACGGCGTGCATTTGGGTGCATTATGTGTCATGAACAAACAGCTGCACCAGCTATCGCCCGAAAAGATCGAGATGCTGCGCATCATAGCCGACGAGATAGTGAACCGCCTGAAGGCCATGAAAGTGATCGAGAATATGCGCGTGAAGATCAGCGAGGCCAATGAGAATCAGCGTCGTGTCGCACATGACATTCGTGGTCCGTTGGGTGGCATTATTGGCTTGGCGCGCATCATTAGCGAGCAGGGCGATGAGAATACCATGGACGAGGTGTTGGAATTTATTGACCTGATCCAAAAAAGCGGTCACTCGATATTGGAACTGGCCGACGAGATACTGAGTATAGATGCCAAAGCCAACGAGACCAAACTGGCGGCCAACGAGTTCAATCAGATCACACTGAAAGAGAAACTGATCAAACTTTATACACCGCAGGCGGTCAACAAAAAGATCAATTTTTCGGTTGGCACTTGTGCCAATACGCAAACCATACCATTCCTTAAAAATAAGCTGTTGCAGATCGTGGGTAACCTGGTTTCCAACGCGATCAAGTTCACCCCGGCTGATGGTTTTGTGAAAGTAGAATTACTGATCGGCGGGCAGGAAGGGAAGCAGGATCTCAAGATAGCCGTCACCGATTCGGGGGTGGGTATAGGCAACGAGAAGATACAACAGATCCTGAGCGGTAAAGGCGAATCGACCGATGGTACAGGGGGTGAAAAGGGTTACGGGTTTGGCCTGGCGCTGGTGAAACACCTGGTTGAAGGACTTAAAGGCGAACTTACCATCATATCGCAGCCTGGTACAGGCACTACCTTTGAGGTGAGCCTCCCTCAGGGGGCAAAGCCTGCGAAATAA
- a CDS encoding AraC family transcriptional regulator: MKPLYRKLPGKIESSFSVRHDVAPNYGNIWHYHAELELHYNIQGEGVRFIGDNIGNFAPGELILLGENLPHAWRCREEYYQANAGLNIEAVVMHFLPTCLGKDILALPETYMIPKLFERAKSGMIITGQTKERVVDLMKAALDATNIDRLIIMMSILKQLAETQEYKPIVNEISAFQQNTDLDDKRLSNIYTYTLSNYKRDITLKEISALSNLSVTSFCRYFKLMTNKTYYDFLTEIRISHACRQLVENKLTTELICFNCGFNNISNFYRHFKKIKGVTPVEYKRKYLNY; encoded by the coding sequence ATGAAACCCCTGTACCGGAAACTTCCTGGAAAGATAGAAAGTTCGTTCAGCGTAAGGCACGATGTTGCGCCCAACTATGGCAATATATGGCATTACCATGCCGAGTTAGAACTGCACTATAATATACAGGGGGAGGGGGTACGCTTTATCGGGGACAACATCGGCAACTTTGCCCCGGGCGAACTTATTTTATTGGGCGAGAACCTGCCGCATGCCTGGCGCTGTCGTGAAGAATATTATCAGGCTAACGCGGGCCTTAACATCGAGGCGGTGGTGATGCACTTTTTACCTACCTGCCTGGGCAAGGATATACTGGCCTTACCCGAGACCTATATGATCCCCAAGCTTTTCGAGCGGGCTAAAAGCGGCATGATCATTACCGGGCAAACCAAGGAGCGGGTGGTCGACCTGATGAAGGCGGCTCTTGATGCCACCAACATTGACCGGCTGATCATTATGATGAGCATCCTGAAGCAGTTGGCCGAGACCCAAGAGTACAAGCCGATCGTTAATGAGATCAGCGCCTTTCAACAAAATACCGATCTTGATGATAAGCGTTTAAGCAATATATACACTTACACGCTGTCAAATTACAAGCGCGATATCACTCTTAAAGAGATATCGGCCCTGAGCAATTTGAGCGTCACCTCGTTTTGCAGGTACTTCAAGCTCATGACCAACAAAACGTATTACGACTTTTTGACCGAGATACGCATCAGCCATGCCTGCAGGCAACTGGTTGAGAACAAGCTCACCACCGAGCTCATCTGCTTCAACTGCGGCTTCAACAACATCTCCAATTTTTATCGCCACTTTAAGAAGATAAAAGGTGTTACACCGGTGGAGTACAAGCGCAAGTATTTAAATTATTGA